A genomic region of Hippoglossus hippoglossus isolate fHipHip1 chromosome 8, fHipHip1.pri, whole genome shotgun sequence contains the following coding sequences:
- the cacng1b gene encoding voltage-dependent calcium channel gamma-1 subunit, protein MFEEQATKVKITSVVIVVGMSAMLAAVVTDHWAVLSPRVEKLNATCEAAHFGLWRLCKKSIFIVEEDPQGKGCGPISLPGAKNCSYFKHFTSGEEAEVFEVKTQKEYNISAAAIAIFSLFFMILGTLCVIFSFGKGRDYLLRPAGMFFAFAGLCIIISVEVMRQSVKRMIASDETIWIEYYYSWSFTCACASFTLLILSGGALLLISMPHMPRNPWETCMDADPDTLE, encoded by the exons ATGTTTGAGGAGCAGGCGACCAAGGTCAAGATCACGTCTGTGGTGATCGTGGTGGGCATGTCGGCGATGCTGGCGGCGGTGGTGACCGACCACTGGGCCGTGCTCAGCCCCCGCGTGGAGAAGCTCAACGCCACCTGCGAGGCAGCCCACTTTGGCCTGTGGAGGCTCTGCAAGAAGAGCATCTTCATCGTGGAGGAGGACCCCCAGGGCAAAGGTTGCGGCCCCATCAGCTTACCTGGAG caaaaAACTGTTCCTActtcaaacacttcacatcGGGGGAAGAGGCTGAAGTTTTTGAAGTCAAGACCCAGAAAG aGTACAATATCTCAGCAGCAGCCATCGCCATATTCAGTCTGTTCTTCATGATTCTGGGCACTCTCTGTGTCATCTTCTCTTTTGGGAAGGGCCGTGACTACCTGCTCCGACCCGCCGGGATGTTCTTTGCCTTCGCAG GCCTTTGCATCATCATTTCCGTCGAGGTGATGCGCCAGTCTGTCAAACGTATGATCGCCAGTGATGAGACCATCTGGATTGAATACTACTACTCCTGGTCCTTTACCTGCGCCTGCGCCTCCTTCACTCTTCTCATCCTCAGCGGAGGAGCCCTGCTTCTCATCTCCATGCCCCACATGCCTCGCAATCCTTGGGAGACCTGCATGGACGCCGATCCGGACACCTTAGAATAG